Proteins from a single region of Sesamum indicum cultivar Zhongzhi No. 13 linkage group LG5, S_indicum_v1.0, whole genome shotgun sequence:
- the LOC105162173 gene encoding uncharacterized protein LOC105162173 — MASDRGNKPVKREGTYVYSIVPPASLKNAISKGWGSLVRSKTYRESSDDGEKRREEAATESRKSVSIVQERRSVSSEMEANATGSAAELLQVRVLASDMPALMQVHAFRCARTSFESLRNFSSKQMAYNIKTEFDKVYGPAWHCIVGSSFGSFVTHSTGCFLYFSMEKLYVLVFKTRVQRALLHQT; from the exons ATGGCAAGTGACAGAGGAAACAAGCCGGTAAAGAGAGAAGGCACATACGTGTACAGTATCGTCCCACCGGCGTCTCTGAAAAATGCGATCTCCAAGGGGTGGGGGTCGCTCGTACGATCGAAAACTTACCGTGAGAGTAGTGATGATGGAGAGAAGAGGAGAGAGGAAGCAGCTACGGAATCGAGAAAATCGGTGTCGATTGTGCAGGAGAGGAGATCGGTTTCGTCAGAGATGGAAGCCAATGCGACGGGATCGGCAGCCGAATTACTTCAAGTGAGGGTGTTAGCGAGCGACATGCCGGCGCTCATGCAGGTGCACGCCTTCCGCTGTGCTAGAACTAGTTTCGAAAGCTTACGAAACTTTAGCTCCAAGCAAATGGCCTATAATATCAAGACG GAATTTGATAAGGTGTATGGACCGGCGTGGCATTGCATTGTGGGTTCAAGCTTTGGATCATTCGTAACCCATTCCACCGGCTGCTTCCTCTATTTCTCGATGGAAAAGCTGTACGTTTTGGTGTTCAAGACCAGAGTTCAAAGGGCGCTCCTTCATCAAACCTAG
- the LOC105162102 gene encoding nudix hydrolase 20, chloroplastic-like — MGSNWCYKLCSSPLFPSSFSSSSIPRRVIFSVCPPPRSVLSASHHIVSSEFTWDDVFNFQTHQPVRSDLSGFVEKVKLCNRNCEKQCEFHPFVIEGHVVGYVHHGFANHLREYQDVFTFPRNTSCGSHLGCHIELHPKLTTSEDRTKAVGDVVACLGEELIPGIRNELYPVTSSFGAPSFFSLERAAAPYFGIKAYGVHMNGYVQRGNQKYLWIGKRSKVKPTYPGKLDHLVAGGLPHGIPCGENLVKECEEEAGIPRSIASQAKAVGAVSYLDIDGYRFKRDVLFCYDLELPEDFVPENEDGEVESFKLVPVTHVANIISSTQFFKENCNLVIIDFLFRHGYIKPEELGYLKLLQSLRSGDCT; from the exons ATGGGCAGTAACTGGTGTTATAAACTCTGCTCTTCTCCACTATtcccttcttccttttcttcttcttcaattccGAGGAGAGTAATATTCTCAGTTTGCCCTCCTCCTCGTTCTGTTCTATCAGCTTCCCATCACATTGTCAGCAGTGAATTCACTTGGGACGACGTCTTCAACTTCCAAACGCACCAACCTGTCAGGTCTGACCTCAGCGGCTTCGTTGAGAAAGTGAAACTCTGCAATCGCAATTGT GAGAAGCAATGTGAATTTCACCCTTTTGTAATTGAAGGGCACGTCGTTGGCTATGTTCACCACGG ATTTGCTAACCACCTGAGGGAATATCAAGATGTATTCACTTTCCCAAGGAACACCTCGTGTGGCAGCCACTTAGGATGCCACATAGAATTACATCCGAAGCTGACTACATCAGAGGACAGGACAAAAGCTGTTGGAGATGTAGTCGCGTGCTTGGGTGAAGAACTTATTCCAGGAATACGAAATGAG CTCTATCCTGTCACATCTTCTTTTGGGGCCCCATCATTTTTCTCACTGGAACGCGCAGCAGCACCATACTTTGGAATAAAG GCCTATGGGGTTCATATGAATGGCTATGTGCAAAGAGGCAACCAGAAGTATCTGTGGATAGGAAAGAGAAGTAAAGTAAAACCTACATATCCTGGAAAGCTTGACCATCTTGTTGCTGGAGGCCTG CCGCATGGGATACCCTGTGGGGAGAATCTTGTAAAGGAATGTGAAGAAGAAGCTGGCATACCAAGATCTATTGCCAGCCA AGCCAAAGCTGTTGGGGCTGTATCTTACTTGGACATTGATGGATATAGATTCAAGAGAGATGTTCTTTTCTGTTATGATCTAGAGCTTCCTGAGGACTTTGTTCCTGAGAATGAGG ATGGAGAGGTGGAAAGCTTTAAACTAGTCCCCGTCACACATGTTGCAAATATCATAAGCAGTACCCAATTTTTCAAGGAAAATTGCAATCTTGTCATTATCGATTTCCTCTTCCGCCATGG GTATATTAAGCCTGAGGAGTTAGGATATCTGAAGCTACTGCAGAGTCTGAGAAGTGGAGATTGCACCTAA